In Sphaerospermopsis torques-reginae ITEP-024, the genomic window GAAAGAGAACCCGAATTTAAGGAATGGGCAGAAGCGGTAAAACTGCCATTACCAACTTTCCGTTATCGTCTGCACGTTGGCCGTCGGGCGAAAGATAAAATGGTGCAATCGAACCTGCGGCTGGTGGTTTCCATTGCCAAAAAATATATGAATCGTGGCTTATCCTTCCAAGACTTAATTCAAGAAGGTAGCCTGGGTTTGATTCGGGCAGCAGAAAAATTTGACCATGAGAAAGGTTATAAGTTTTCTACCTACGCTACATGGTGGATTAGACAAGCAATTACAAGAGCGATCGCTGATCAATCTCGTACTATCCGTCTACCAGTTCACCTCTACGAAACTATATCACGGATCAAGAAAACTACCAAGCTATTATCTCAAGAAATGGGTCGCAAACCTACGGAAGAAGAAATTGCGACTCGCATGGAAATGACCATTGAGAAACTGCGGTTTATTGCTAAGTCAGCCCAGTTGCCAATTTCTTTAGAAACACCCATTGGTAAAGAAGAAGATTCCCGGTTAGGCGATTTTATTGAATCTGATGGCGAAACACCAGAAGATCAAGTTTCTAAGAACTTACTCCGTGAAGACCTAGAAAAAGTCCTCGATAGTCTCAGTCCTCGTGAAAGAGATGTGTTGAGATTACGCTACGGCTTAGATGATGGTCGCATGAAAACCTTGGAAGAAATCGGACAGATTTTCAACGTTACCCGTGAACGCATCCGCCAAATAGAGGCTAAAGCACTCCGCAAGTTACGTCACCCCAATCGTAACAGCGTCCTCAAGGAATATATTCGTTAAGGTGACTGGGGACTGGGCATTGGGTTATTCATTTTCCCCTGCCTCCTGCCTCCTGCCTTCTGCCTCCTGCCTCCTGACTCCTAAAAACTGAAAAACCTGGTGGTTAATTACAACCACCAGGTTTTTTAGGTTACAAAAAATTTTGCATTTCAAAATTTACAGAATACCCCAGAAGTGCAGGAAGCCTTGGCCAGAGAATAACTCAATTAACGTGGCTGCTAAAAAGCCAATCATTGCCAAGCGACCATTCCAAATTTCAGCTTGGGGAGTAAAGCCCCAACGCCAAGCATTGCGATCTTCAGGTACAGAAGTAATAGTTTTTGTTGCATTAGTCATGGTTCGCACTCCAAACTATGTTTACTAAGCTTTATTGCCTTATGTAAACTAATATAACAATTTTTTTCAGAAATGCAATATTGATTTATGTTTGTGTAGAGATTTGTGAACATAATTTAACAAATCTTATAAATTGATTAGCCAACAGGTGACAAGAATGTTGTCACCCTGAACTTCCAAGCTCAACTTCTAAATTTACGATCGCACCTCAAAAACGTTGATAATTACCTCATCTCTGTTGACTTGTAAAACACTTTCACCCTTAGCATCTCTGTCTAAGATAGGCACAGAGTCTACAGGTATTCTCACCACCCGCTCCTTATTAGTCACTAATGCCACATCTGTACCAGGGATAGCACGTACCATTCCCGCCAAATGATCAGTTTTGTTATGAAATTTGAGGATTTGTATACCTAAATCACCGCGATTAGCTGCTCTTAAATTACTGGCGGGTATTCGCTTGGCGTATCCTTCTTGAGTAACCAGCAATAACTGATCATCTTTACCAACATTCGCACAGCCGACCATTTGCTGATTTTTTACCAAACGGAAAGCTTGTAAACCCATTGCTGCACGTCCCATAATTGGCAATTGTTCATCATTAACAGCAAATCGCAACAAGCGGCCGCCAGAACTAGCTAAAATCAGATGTTGACCTGTGGTGGTGAACTCAGTAAAAGACAATTCATCATCATCTTTGAGTTTTAAAATCGTAATTCCGCGCCGACTAAGATTAGCAAATTCCTCCAAAGCCAGACGCTTAATGCGCCCTTGTTTTGTCAGCAGTACAATTTGATTAATTTCAGGATCTTCTGGCAGCACAAAGCGGCTAACAATACCTTCTACATTGGCTTGAGCCGTACTGGTAAGCATGGTAATTAAAGGTGTTCCCCGTGGAGAACGTCCAGTTGTGGCGGGAATATCTCCCACCTTCACAGGGTAAACTTTGCCCCCAGTATTGAGGATGAGCAAATCTTGATTGGTATCAGTTACCTCTGTTTGAATAATGAAGTCATTTTCATGCAAACTGTTTTCAGTTTTTGGCTTCTTCCCATTAGGAGAAAGACGACGTACATAACCGCGCTGGGTAAATTCTAAAATAGCTGCTTCTGGGGGGTGTTCCGATTTTAGATTTTGGATTTTGGATTTTGGATCGTCTGTTTCTAATTTTCCATGTTCTTGTTTAACTGGGATATCGCTGATGGCGGAAATTTTAGTGCGTCTTTTATCGACATATTTGCGTTTTAGAGTTCGCAAATCCTTTTTTAAAGACTTCAGTAATTCCCGTCGGTCTTCCAGTAATCTCCGCAATGAGGTAATTTGCTCGTTGAGGTCATTAAATTCCTGCTGTAAGTTTTGTTGTTCTAAACTGGTGAGACGGCGTAATGGCATGGCTAAAATGGCATCCGCTTGTACTTCACTTAAATCTAACTGACTACAAAGAGTCATTTTGGCTGTACTACCATCGGCAGCGTGCCGTAAAATAGCGATTACTTCATCTAAGTTAGATAAAGCTGTTAATAAACCAGTGACGATATTTAAACGATTTTCAGCTTTACCTAACTCATAACTGTAGCGACGATTAAGAGTATGTTCTCGGAAATTGAGAAACTCCTGTAACATTTGCCGCAAGCTTAACTGACGGGGTTGTCCATCCACCAAAGCTAAAAGAATCGCCCCAAAAGTAGTTTGTAGGGCTGTTTGGTGATACAGATGCTGAAGAACATCCTGGGGGTTGGTATCGCGTTTGAGTTCAATAACTACTCGCATTCCCTCACGATCGCTCTCATCTCGCAAATCAGAAATGCCGTGTAAACGACCTTGATTGACCAAATCAGCGACTTTTTCAATCCAGCCGGCTTTATTCACTTGATACGGTAATTCTGTAACTATAATTGCCGTCCGGCGCTTACTTCCCCTAGTTGGCATAACTTCTTCTAGGGTAGCTACACCCCGGAGAACGATCCCACCTTTACCTGTAGTGTATGCTTCTCGAATGCCTGAGTTACCAACAATTTCCCCACCTGTAGGAAAATCGGGACCAGGAATTAACTCAAATAACTTCTCATCTTTTAAATCTGGATTATCAATTAAAGCTATTAAACCATCGACTATTTCCCCTAAATTATGGGGTGGAATATTTGTAGCCATCCCCACAGCAATACCAGCACAGCCATTAAGCAAGAGAAATGGTAACTGAGCAGGTAATACTGTGGGTTCTTGTTGGGAATTATCGAAATTTCCGATAAATTCTACAGTTTCTTCGCCAATTTCCGCCAGCATTCCCTCGTGACTTACTGGTGCAAGGCGCGTCTCTGTATAACGCATCGCCGCTGGTGGGTCATTATCCACACTGCCAAAGTTACCATGTCCGGCTAATAAGGGGTAACGGCTAGAAAAATCCTGTACTAACCTGACTAGGGCATCGTAAACAGCTTGATCTCCGTGGGGATGGTACTTACCTAATACGTCACCAACTACGCGAGCGCATTTGCGATAAGGTCTATCTGGTGTTAAACCGAGTTCGTGCATGGCGTACAAAATCCGCCGATGCACAGGCTTTAAGCCATCACGCACGTCCGGTAATGCCCGCCCGACTATCACACTCATGGCATATTCTAGATAAGACCGTTGCATCTCGGTGTGCAGGGGTGTTGGAATTACCTGTCCCGTGGAGAGAAGGTTTAACTGTTGTGCCATGAGTTTTTTCCCTGAATTCTAACTATACAAAAATCGCTGTAACTTACCACTGTAACAACCACAGCATCACCAATGAAATAGCATTCCTCACACAATCTTGATTCTCAGAGGATAAAAAACCGTAGTATTATCCTTGATGTTGGGGATACACATTGATTATTAAACGGGTGGCACATATTATTTGCTACATAAGTCTTATACCAAATTGGTAGCGGTTATACTGTTTCAAATTATGGAAACAACTTAACCATCAACACTTCCCCATCGAAAATCCCAAAGCAGAAATCCAATATTGCTTGTCATCCTCCCATATCCACCCTAATTTAAATTCTCATGAAAACAGTTTTAATTGTCGAAGATGATTTGATTAATGCTCGTGTTTTTTCCAAGATTTTGACCAAACGTGGTGGCTTGGGGGTAAAACACACGGAAGATGTGGAAGAAGTAATGAAAATTGCCCAAGCTGGGGAAGCTGATTTGATTTTAATGGATGTTTCTCTGTCACGTAGTATTTATCAAGGCAAGTCTGTTGATGGTATCAAAATTACACAAATGTTAAAATCTGACCCAACAACCGCAAATTTACCTGTAATTTTGGTGACTGCACACGCTATGGAAGGCGATCGCGAGAACTTTCTTGAACAAAGTGGTGCTGATGGCTACATCTCAAAACCAGTTGTTGACCATGAGCAATTTGTTGAGCAAATCATGGCACTTCTACCCAAAGAGGAGTCTTGAGTATTGATCACTGATATTAACAGGGTTCATCCATAACTTTCACCCATAAATATGGGGAAATATTTTGTATTTTGGGCTAATTCTCTATTTTGGACTACTTCTCTGTCTCTTTAGAATATATGTACTATAAATGAGGCAATTTAGGCAAGTATTCTTGATCCTCTCTCCGCTAACCCCAGGGGTGTAGCGGGAGATTTTTGGGACTTTTTGGGGAAAAGGTCTCTACCGTGGAGTTGCTGGATCGGGTATGATTACATCTTCCTGTGGATATAGGGCTGATTGCATTTGGGGTAAATCCAAGAATTTTTTAGCATCTAGTAACAGGCGTGTACCCCAAAGGTTTTGTTTAAGAAAATCTAATTCTGCATAGCGTAGGTCTAGGCGGAGTGCTTCTTGCCCTATTGCTAAACCTTGTTGGCTATCGCCTTGAGTATACAGTGCTACTGCTAGTGCTAATAAAGGTTCTGCTGCTTTTTTGTCAATAGCAATTGCCTCTTGCCATTTCTTTATTGCGCCTTCAACATCCCCTTGTTCGTATTTAATTAAGCCAATGTTGTTAACTGCTGGCCAGAATTTTTTATCTTGGGATACAGATTCATTAAGTTTGGCGATCGCTTCTGGTAAACGACCTAACATATAATAAGCATTTCCCAGATCAAACAAGCCTTCTGGATCATTGGGTTTTAACTTCAACCCAGCTTGATAATAGTTGGCTGAAGCTGGATAATTTTCTTTCTGAAAATTAGCTGAACCTATAGCAAAAAGAACATCCGCATTTTTGGGATTGAGAGTTTGTGCTTTTTTCAAAGCGGCGATCGCTGCATCAAACTCTTTTGTCTGCAAATGTAATCCACCTAACAGGAACCATACTTTATCATTTTTAGGAGCCAATTGAGTCGCCAGCCTGGCTCTGGGTAAAGCCATATCAATTTGCTGAAATTGAGCTAATTGAGCAGCTTCTTGAGCCAAGCTCAAACCCTGCTTCTCTAACTTAGCTGTATCAATCTCTACTGTATGAGGTATTAGTGCCTGTGCGTGAACTGCTTGGGGCAGATTCCATAAACCACAGACAATTAGAAAAGAAATAAAATTAAGGTGTTTTGGCACACTACCGCCTCTTAGCCACAAATCAATTCATCTTTACCGTTAGCTTAGACGATTTCCACCGTAGACGACAGGTAAATTTTACAGAAGACTGGTGATTGGTGATTGGTGATTGGTGATTGGTGATTGGTGATTGGTGATTGGTGATTGGTGATTGGTGATTGGTGATTGGTGATTGGTGATTGGTGATTGGTGATTGGTGATTGGTGATTGGTGATTGGTGAAGAAAATTTTAGATTTTAGATTGGAGATAATCCAAACAATCCAAAATCCAAAATCCAAAATCCAAAATTTAATCGCCCAATGCCCTGTTGACATATATTTTGAAATCAGGTATTTTAATAAGTAATTACATACTTATTTATGGGACGGATAGCAAAAATCACCAATCAGCAAATTTTAGATGCAGCCCGTGAAATCTTTCTGGAGCAAGGTTTTGGGGCTTCTACTTTAGAAATTGCTCAAAAGGCAGGGATTTCAGAAGCGTCTATTTTCAAACGTTTCTCTACCAAAGAAGAACTTTTTTTGGCATCAATGGGGATACCTGAGAAATCACCTTGGGGAAAAAAACTTGATGCTGTGGTAGGAAAAGGAAATCTGAAACAAAATCTGAGCGATTTGAGTCTAGAGATTTTAGAATTCAATCGTCAAGTGATGCCACGATTGATGATGTTGCGATCGCGTGGTAATTTATTGCCAGAAATGTTCAATCGAGCAGATTCTAGACCTAGCCGAGATTTGAAAACATTTACCAAATTTTTAGAGAAGGAAATAGAAAATGGCAGAATCCGCCCCTGTGATCCCCAAACTATTGCTATGATATTGTTAGGTTCACTGATGAACTTTGTGTTTTTAGAGCAGATGCACCCCAAAGGAGATGTACCCGCAGATGAGCAAAAGTTTGTCCAGAACTTAGTTGAGATTATTTGGCAAGGAATTTCACCCATTGAAAATTAATCACTTCACGCCCAAGATATTTTCCCAAGATATTTTCCCAAGATATTTTTTTGGGCAATTAATAAGTGATTACTTGCATTTTATTGGTCAAGTCAGTTGACTGACGAAAAGTTCATAGGTTTTATTTGCTGGTTTTATTCACAGGTTAGGTCAAGTCACCCGATCAGGTGATGGCTGACTATAAAATTAATAGGTAAGATAAATCCAAATCAATCAATAAAACCAATCATATCAATAAATTTATCTGGATTTATTGAAGTTGATAATTTATATGAATCACATTTAAATTATTGATTGGAAAATCAGGAAAAAAGCATTAAAATTTAAATAGCCTTGATGAAATTTTAGTTGAGAATTTTCAGTTAAAAATTTCTGTTTTAAGAAAAACTAACTTAGCAAATAACATGAGCAGTAAAACATTGAATATTTAATTTATAATTTATATTTATCCTTTGATGAATCTGATTAATCCAAAATCCAAAATCCAAAATCTAAACTCTAAAATATCATGACTACTCACATAGAAATTCCGCTGATAGGCAAAAAAATAAAATACCCATTGCGCTGGTTAACGGGAATAATGGCATCTGGTATTTTAATAATTGGTGCAACCACAGCGATCAAAATAGCGAACCCAGAAAACCGAAAACAAGACATTAGTAAACTCACAGTTCCAGTGACAGAAAAAAGCGTCACCGTGAGGATTACAGCGAGTGGGAAAGTGCAACCAGTACAAAGCGTGAATATTAGCCCGAAAAGTCCGGGATTATTGGCAGAATTAAACGTTGAACAGGGGGAAAAAGTCGAAAAAGGACAGATTATAGCCCGCATGGATAATTCTGAAATCAAAATGCGGATACTTCAGTATCAAGCTAACTTAGAACAGGCCAAGGCACAATTAGCAGAAAGCGAAGCAGGGAGTCGTCCTGAAGAAATTGCCCAAGCAAAAGCGAGGTTAGCACAGGCACAAGCTCAGTTAGCTGTAATTCGTGCTGGTAATCGTAATCAGGAAATTGATCAAGCTAGGGCTGCGGTAGATGCAGCTAAAGCGCAAGTGGAATTAACTCAATCCAGAGTTAAGCGTTACCAAGCTTTAGCTAAAGAAGGTGCTGTTTCTCAGGATACTTTAGACCAGTACATTACTGAAGATAGAAAAGCAAAAGCCAGTTTAGAAGAAGCACAAAGGCGATTATCTTTGCAAAAAGCTGGAAACCGTGATGAAGATATCAAAAGACAAGAAGCAGTAGTTACCCAAGAAAGGGAAGCATTGCGAAAGTTAGAAAATGGTAGTCGTCCTGAAGAAATTACTCGTTTGAGAGCAGTTGTAGCTGCTGCCAATGCTCAATTAAGACAGCAACAAGTACAATTAGAAGATACAATTATCCGCGCTCCTTTTACCGGAATTGTGACTCAAAGATATGCCACATTAGGAGGTTATGTTAGTCCTGCGATTTCCGCTTCTAGTAATGCTTCTGCTACTTCCACTTCAATTATTGCTTTAGCTAGAGGTTTAGAAATTTTGGCGAATGTTCCTGAAACTGATATTGGGAGAATTAAACAAGGACAAGAAGTAGAAATTGCTGCTGATGCTTATCCAGATCAAGTGTTTAAAGGGCGTGTGCGTTTAATTGCTCCTGAAGCAGTTGTAGAACAAGGTGTAACATCGTTTCAGGTGCGGATAAATATTGATAGTGGTGTGGATAAATTGCGTTCTGGTTTAAATGTGGATGTGACATTTTTGGGCGATCGCATTAATGACGCTTTAACTATTCCCACCGTTGCTATTCTCACGGAAAATGGAAAAACCGGGGTATTAGTACCAGATGAAAATAATAAACCCCAGTTTCGAGAAATTACGATTGGTACACAAATTAAAAACGAAACTCAGGTTTTAGAAGGAGTAAAAACGGGAGATTTGATATTTGTTAATCCTCCTAAAGATTACAAGATTAAAAAATAAAGGTGACAGGTGATAGGTGACAGTTAAGAGTTTTTACCAATTACCAATTACCAATTACCAATTACCAATTACCAATTACCAATTACCAATTACCAATTACCAATACAAAATCTAAAATCCAAAATCAAACGTCTTATGAATTTTTTAGAAAGTGTCCAAATGGCAGGTAAAACCCTGTTATCAAATAAATTAAGAACTGTTTTAACAATGCTGGGAATTATTATTGGTAATAGCTCAGTAATTGCAATGATTGGTATTGGTGAAGGTGGACAAAAATTTGTTGACAATCAATTAAACTCCTTGGGTCCCAATGTTTTATTTGTGATTCCTGGTAATGAAGAAGTTCAGCGAGTTTCTAGAGATGTTGTGAGAACTTTAGTTTTAGAAGATGCGAATGCAATTGATACTCAAGTTCCCACAATAGCAGAAACTACAGCAGAATTAAATAGTAGACAGGTTGTTACTTATAAAAACAGAAATACCAATGTGAATATTATTGGTACAACTCCTAGTTTTTTAAAAGTTCGTGATTTTGAAGTAGCGACGGGTAGATTTTTCACCGACATAGATATGAAGCGCAGTAACCAAGTTGTGGTTTTAGGTGCGACATTAAAAGAAAAACTTTTTGGTGATAAAAATCCTATTAGTCAACAAATTAGAATCAAAAATACCAGCTTTCAAGTAATTGGTGTTTTAACAGAAAAAGGTTCAAATTTGGGTGTAAATTATGATGATTCTGCATTAGTTCCAATTATTACAGCCGCAAATCGTTTAGTGGGTAAAACCTCACCTTATGGTTTAGAAGTAACTTATATTGTTGCTTCTGCTAAAGATGCTGATAGTGTAGATGCAGCAGAATTTCAAATCACTAATTTACTGCGACAAAGACATAAATTAGTGGGGGAAAATGACTTTACTATTCGTACCCAAAAAGATGCTTTAGAAACAGTTGGTCAAATTTCCGGTGCTTTGACTATCATGTTAACAGGAGTTGCGGCTATTTCTTTGTTTGTTGGTGGTATTGGAATTATGAATATTATGTTAGTTTCTGTGACTGAACGTACCCAAGAAATTGGTTTAAGAAAAGCCATAGGTGCTACCCAACAAGATATTTTACTTCAGTTTATGATTGAGGCGGTTATTGTTTCTGTAATTGGTGGTTTGGTGGGGACTGCTGTGGGTGTTGGTGGTATAATGTTAGTGGCTGCTATCAGTCCTTTAGAAGCAAGTATTTCTTTTGTTTCTATTAGTATGGCGGTGGGTATTTCTGGAGGAATTGGTTTATTTTTTGGTGTTGTGCCAGCGCGTCGTGCGGCACAACTTGATCCTATTGTGGCGTTGAGGAGTGCGTAGATAATTTAAAATGTCTGAATTAGGATTTCCGGGATTTAAGGATTTACAGGATGTGATATTAAATGGCTATGATTTAGGAGCAAATTTCCATCCTAATATCGTTCTTTTATATGTTGGGGAATGTGTCTAGAGGCTTCACCTATGATCATATAATCATAAAGCACTGCTTTTACTACCAGCTTATTTTCAGAAAAATTCTCAAATGTCAATCCTTGAGTATATTCTCTAATATTATAAGAGGGTGTTTGAAAAGTTTTGGATCGTGATTTTAGGCACCCCCCTGATCCCCCCTAACCCCCCTTAAAAAGGGGGGAACTAGAGTCAAAGTCCCCCTTTTCAAGGGGGATTTAGGGGGATCTATAAATATTTGATACACCATCAGTGACTTTTAAAACATCCTCTAAGCTGCTGTGAGAATATCCTGAATACGAAGTTGCCAATTTCTAGAAGACATAAATAACATCCTTTAAAATTGGTTGGCGTAAATGTTCGCGTAAAGCATCTTTCGTTCCCAGATCAATTTCACATTTTAGTAAGTCCTGAATATAGAGTTTAGCTTCAATAAACTGAAATAAACTCATAGATTCAGATAGTTCTGCTAATAAATCTACATCACTATTAGCATGAGCTTAATTTCTAGCAACAGAACCAAATAACTCCAAAGATATTACTCCTAAATTTTGTAATTACTGTTGATGTTTTCTGAGAATTTGTAAAACTTCTTCACGGTTCATACTTGACTATTTATCCTTATTTTTCTGCAAGAAGTTTCGTGGTTAGACTTTAATGATTTTCCAGGATTTAATTAATCCTAACCTACTTAATTGTCATTTGATTGTATTTACATTATAATATGATAATTACAGAAAACCACTTTTGTAAACTAACCATTAAAAAATTAACAGAAAATTAAATGTCTATGTCTAATACTCTCACTATTCATGATTCTCTGTCTCCCAACTCTGAACCCAAACCAGAAATTATCCGTCTAGAAAATATATTTAAAGTCTACGGAATGGGGGAAACGGAAGTACAAGCATTAAATGATATCAACTTATCTATTCATGAAGGTGAATATTGTGCCATTATGGGTCCTTCTGGTTCGGGAAAATCAACCGCGATGAATATTATCGGTTGTTTAGATCGTCCCAGTTCGGGAAATTATTATTTACATAATATCAATGTTGCCCAAATGAATGATCAGGACTTAGCACATATTAGAAATAAAAAGCTGGGTTTTGTATTTCAACAATTTCATTTATTACCCCAACTCACAGCTTTAGAAAATGTGATGTTACCAATGGTTTATGCTGGGGTAAAACCTAGTGAAAGAAAAGAACGCGCTGCGGAAGCATTAATAAAAGTTGGTTTGGAAAAACGTTTAAATAATAAACCTACTCAGTTATCAGGAGGACAACAACAAAGAGTAGCGATCGCCCGTGCAATTGTCAACCGTCCTGTGGTACTTTTAGCAGATGAACCTACCGGTGCTTTAGACTCTCGCACTACTCAAGAAGTTTTAGATATTTTTGGTGAATTAAATAGTACGGGAATTACAGTTGTGATGGTGACTCATGAAACGGAAGTTGCTAGTCAAACTAAACGCATTGTTTGGTTTCGTGATGGAAAAGTTGTACACTCTCACTTAACACCAAAAGAGTTACATCAACTCGTAGCTGCTTAATTTACACCAGGAGTTAGGTGACAGGTGACAGTAAAAAGGCAAAAGGCAAAAGGTTATTCTTACCAATTACCAATTACCAATTACCAATTACCTGTTTTAACATTGTTTCACCACTTCTAATAATTCACTGGGATGATCAATTAAAAAATCAGGATTTTCCTTAGCTAATGCTTCAGGAGAATTAAAACCCCAAGTAACAGCAACAACTTTAATATGGGCTTTTTTAGCAGCTTCTATATCTCTGGTTTCATCTCCCACATAAATCACTGTTTGTGGTTTGATTTGCCTTTGTCTGAATACATTATTAATTATAGTTGTTTTCCCAAAAATTGTTACTCCTGAATGGATAAATTCAAATAGATCATCTAAATGATGAAATTTGAGAAATTCACTCACGTTTTCTTGAGAATTAGAAGTGATAATTCCCAATCTATATCCCTGATTTTTGAGTTCTATGAGTGCTTCTGGCATTCCTGGTATAGATTCTAAATCTTTGATTTTGGTTTTTAATTCACCTTTCACTTTTTTTACTAAAAAAGGTATTCTTAACAAAGAAACACCTGAATATTTAATAATTTCTCTAGCGGTTAAATTCCTTAATACAGTCAGTTCATTAGCAGAGATTTGTATATAACCAAACTCTACAGCTAAACGATTTGCAATATTTACAAGAGCATCTACTGTATCTGCAATTGTTCCATCAAAATCAAAGATTATTACTTTCTGAGTCATTCTTTAGCCTAGATGAGTCAAGATTAGCACCGGCATTTCTTCGTAACATTTCGGGTTTAATGCGTCGCAAGGCTGATGCTGTAAATCGTCTATCCCACTCCTCATCTGTGATTTGCGCTAATTCTACCAGCTTGGGTGCTAAATTTTCAGGATATGGGTAAAAATCTGTAACATCAGTTATTTGAGCAAAACGCTGATTCCAAGGACATACATCTTGACAAATATCACAACCCGCAACCCATCCATGCAAGTTAGTTTTGATATTTTCTGGTAATGTTTCTGCTCGATTTTCAATAGTGTGATAAGCAATGCACTGATTAGCATCTACTACAAAAGGCTGCGTAATTGCCCCAGTAGGACAAGCTTGGATACATCTTGTGCAAGTACCGCAATGTTGGGTAGCTGGGCGATCGCTCTCTAACTCGATATTAGTTAATACTTCTCCTAAAAATACCCAAGATCCATACTCTCTAGTAATTACATTACCATTTTTGGCAATCCAACCAATACCAGCTTTTTGCGCCCACACTTTATCTTGTACTGGTCCTGTGTCTGCATAATATCTGGCTTTTATACCTCCACCCTGTGATTCTAACCAGGTAGCCAGTTGTTTTAGTTTCTTGTGCAGTACCTTATGATAATCCCTTCCCCAGCCATAACGGGAAATTTTCGCGTATTCTTGCCCTTTTTGATGTTGATGCGGTGTGTAATAATTTAACGCCACACAAATCAGCGATCGCACTTCTGGCATTACCAAACTAATATTCTGACGTTTTGGGTTTCCCATCCATTCCATATCAGCGTGATAACCCATCTCCATCCATGCTTGCAACCTTTGAACCTCTGTAGCGTCTACCCCTTCTACAGCAGCAATACCCACTTTGTGAAAGCCTATCTCTTGGGCTTTCTCTTTGATGACGCTGCTAGTTAAGGCACACTCGTTCATGTTTACACTCCTTCCTGGTGTAGTTGCCAAGTTTTTGTGTTAATGAACCGCAAAGTACGCAAAGTACATAAAGAAAGTACACAAAGGAATAGTAGGAGTAATCAGAAAAACAACTTTGAGATTATACACAATATCGTAAATATTTTCATTTGATCTCCTTA contains:
- a CDS encoding efflux RND transporter periplasmic adaptor subunit, which encodes MTTHIEIPLIGKKIKYPLRWLTGIMASGILIIGATTAIKIANPENRKQDISKLTVPVTEKSVTVRITASGKVQPVQSVNISPKSPGLLAELNVEQGEKVEKGQIIARMDNSEIKMRILQYQANLEQAKAQLAESEAGSRPEEIAQAKARLAQAQAQLAVIRAGNRNQEIDQARAAVDAAKAQVELTQSRVKRYQALAKEGAVSQDTLDQYITEDRKAKASLEEAQRRLSLQKAGNRDEDIKRQEAVVTQEREALRKLENGSRPEEITRLRAVVAAANAQLRQQQVQLEDTIIRAPFTGIVTQRYATLGGYVSPAISASSNASATSTSIIALARGLEILANVPETDIGRIKQGQEVEIAADAYPDQVFKGRVRLIAPEAVVEQGVTSFQVRINIDSGVDKLRSGLNVDVTFLGDRINDALTIPTVAILTENGKTGVLVPDENNKPQFREITIGTQIKNETQVLEGVKTGDLIFVNPPKDYKIKK
- a CDS encoding ABC transporter permease codes for the protein MNFLESVQMAGKTLLSNKLRTVLTMLGIIIGNSSVIAMIGIGEGGQKFVDNQLNSLGPNVLFVIPGNEEVQRVSRDVVRTLVLEDANAIDTQVPTIAETTAELNSRQVVTYKNRNTNVNIIGTTPSFLKVRDFEVATGRFFTDIDMKRSNQVVVLGATLKEKLFGDKNPISQQIRIKNTSFQVIGVLTEKGSNLGVNYDDSALVPIITAANRLVGKTSPYGLEVTYIVASAKDADSVDAAEFQITNLLRQRHKLVGENDFTIRTQKDALETVGQISGALTIMLTGVAAISLFVGGIGIMNIMLVSVTERTQEIGLRKAIGATQQDILLQFMIEAVIVSVIGGLVGTAVGVGGIMLVAAISPLEASISFVSISMAVGISGGIGLFFGVVPARRAAQLDPIVALRSA
- a CDS encoding HepT-like ribonuclease domain-containing protein encodes the protein MREYTQGLTFENFSENKLVVKAVLYDYMIIGEASRHIPQHIKERY
- a CDS encoding ABC transporter ATP-binding protein — encoded protein: MSNTLTIHDSLSPNSEPKPEIIRLENIFKVYGMGETEVQALNDINLSIHEGEYCAIMGPSGSGKSTAMNIIGCLDRPSSGNYYLHNINVAQMNDQDLAHIRNKKLGFVFQQFHLLPQLTALENVMLPMVYAGVKPSERKERAAEALIKVGLEKRLNNKPTQLSGGQQQRVAIARAIVNRPVVLLADEPTGALDSRTTQEVLDIFGELNSTGITVVMVTHETEVASQTKRIVWFRDGKVVHSHLTPKELHQLVAA
- a CDS encoding HAD-IA family hydrolase, encoding MTQKVIIFDFDGTIADTVDALVNIANRLAVEFGYIQISANELTVLRNLTAREIIKYSGVSLLRIPFLVKKVKGELKTKIKDLESIPGMPEALIELKNQGYRLGIITSNSQENVSEFLKFHHLDDLFEFIHSGVTIFGKTTIINNVFRQRQIKPQTVIYVGDETRDIEAAKKAHIKVVAVTWGFNSPEALAKENPDFLIDHPSELLEVVKQC
- the queG gene encoding tRNA epoxyqueuosine(34) reductase QueG, which produces MNECALTSSVIKEKAQEIGFHKVGIAAVEGVDATEVQRLQAWMEMGYHADMEWMGNPKRQNISLVMPEVRSLICVALNYYTPHQHQKGQEYAKISRYGWGRDYHKVLHKKLKQLATWLESQGGGIKARYYADTGPVQDKVWAQKAGIGWIAKNGNVITREYGSWVFLGEVLTNIELESDRPATQHCGTCTRCIQACPTGAITQPFVVDANQCIAYHTIENRAETLPENIKTNLHGWVAGCDICQDVCPWNQRFAQITDVTDFYPYPENLAPKLVELAQITDEEWDRRFTASALRRIKPEMLRRNAGANLDSSRLKNDSESNNL